One genomic segment of Rubripirellula amarantea includes these proteins:
- a CDS encoding DUF1588 domain-containing protein has translation MPSTFAAIGAEPAVADQSDDGHGSLTFDIEQLRNQFEDHCFGCHGDDAEEGGFAFEKLASGEYGNQTIDRWEAVWKNIRAQTMPPSEEEQPELQQRNQWIDFINREVFRLDPENIDPGKVVLRRLNRAEYKATVHQLTSMSFDTSEEFPADDTGYGFDTIGEVLHISPVLLEKYLSAAEQIVQKSIPLDGRTPLESRFWADHFHSDKPDGPKKSQRRLDGDTTFHMVETLKHPGRYRLEVEWELDNSWTTTKQEANVTLRWHTDDGEPTKLDEARLGFAYERGGKLVGDVEVGDKPVHISIELVTVCDDAKSTLPEQNQDVPYSFRLEYADFIGPLDSDLSAYRTGTRILFNGPPPGDADEEKLDAMTREVVERFALRAYRRPAGEKTIDRLVGIARKTRSEPGSSYERGIAMAVKLILASPRFIFRIEEPLGDDLVASVPDFFQKSSLGVPIDEYALATRLSYFLGSCPPNENLLNVAREGKLRENIDQELTRFFEADEWQLSQGIENFVGQWLLTRDVMDKPIEAKIVLAFRDNDFELDWRVRSAMKKETEMMFQHLIEEDRPVHELLNARYTFLNGPLAKFYGIDGVEGNDMRKVDLPEDSNRRGLLTHGSILMVTSNPTRTSPVKRGLFILENLLGTPSPPAPPNVPELEASKKGELSEASLRAVLELHRSDAACASCHSRMDPLGLALEHYNAMGQYREVELGMPGWRGRPASPDQPIDPRGELMTGEKFSSALELADILANQRRDDFYRCLAEKMLVYAIGRGLTHQDTLAVDQIVRDMHENDGSMRSLIRAIVTSVPFNYMPKPDAERVDLAGR, from the coding sequence GTGCCAAGTACCTTTGCCGCAATCGGTGCTGAGCCAGCGGTAGCAGATCAGTCGGACGACGGTCACGGCAGCCTAACCTTCGATATCGAACAACTGCGTAATCAGTTCGAAGATCATTGCTTTGGATGCCATGGCGATGATGCCGAGGAAGGCGGGTTTGCTTTTGAGAAACTCGCGTCGGGCGAATACGGCAATCAAACGATTGATCGTTGGGAAGCCGTTTGGAAAAACATCCGTGCGCAGACGATGCCGCCGTCCGAGGAAGAGCAGCCTGAATTGCAGCAGCGGAACCAGTGGATTGATTTCATCAATCGCGAAGTGTTTCGCCTTGATCCCGAAAACATCGATCCGGGAAAAGTTGTTTTGCGTCGGCTCAATCGAGCCGAGTACAAGGCCACGGTCCACCAGCTGACGTCTATGTCGTTTGACACCAGCGAAGAGTTTCCTGCTGATGATACGGGGTACGGTTTCGATACGATCGGCGAGGTGCTTCATATCTCGCCCGTGCTGTTAGAAAAGTACTTGTCGGCAGCCGAGCAAATCGTTCAAAAGTCCATTCCTTTGGATGGCCGTACGCCCCTTGAGTCTCGCTTTTGGGCGGACCACTTTCATTCCGATAAGCCCGATGGTCCCAAGAAGAGTCAGCGAAGACTCGATGGTGACACGACGTTCCACATGGTGGAAACGCTTAAGCATCCCGGACGCTATCGGTTAGAAGTCGAATGGGAACTTGATAATTCGTGGACCACTACGAAGCAGGAAGCCAATGTCACGCTGCGATGGCACACCGACGATGGCGAGCCAACGAAGCTGGACGAAGCGCGATTGGGCTTCGCGTACGAGCGTGGTGGCAAATTGGTAGGTGATGTGGAAGTGGGTGATAAGCCGGTTCACATCAGCATCGAATTGGTCACGGTTTGCGACGACGCCAAATCGACTTTGCCAGAGCAGAATCAAGACGTTCCCTACTCGTTTCGTTTGGAGTACGCGGACTTCATTGGCCCGTTGGATTCTGACTTGAGCGCGTATCGCACTGGGACTCGCATACTTTTCAACGGTCCGCCCCCAGGGGATGCCGATGAGGAAAAGCTGGACGCAATGACGAGGGAGGTCGTTGAACGTTTCGCGCTTCGTGCCTACCGACGACCTGCGGGCGAAAAGACAATCGATCGACTCGTTGGGATAGCTCGAAAGACCCGCAGTGAGCCAGGATCCTCTTATGAGCGTGGGATCGCGATGGCGGTGAAGTTGATCTTGGCGTCCCCTCGATTCATCTTTCGTATCGAAGAGCCCCTTGGCGACGATTTGGTTGCGTCAGTGCCTGATTTCTTCCAAAAGTCATCGTTGGGAGTGCCGATCGACGAGTACGCGTTGGCGACGCGATTGAGTTACTTTCTGGGTTCATGTCCGCCCAACGAGAACCTGCTGAACGTTGCCCGTGAAGGCAAATTGCGCGAAAATATCGATCAAGAGCTGACTCGTTTTTTTGAAGCGGATGAGTGGCAGCTTTCGCAAGGTATCGAAAACTTTGTTGGCCAATGGTTGCTTACCCGCGACGTGATGGACAAGCCGATCGAAGCGAAAATCGTTTTGGCCTTCCGCGATAATGACTTTGAACTCGATTGGCGTGTTCGAAGTGCGATGAAGAAAGAAACTGAAATGATGTTTCAGCACTTAATCGAGGAAGATCGGCCTGTCCACGAGCTACTCAATGCTCGCTACACATTCCTGAACGGACCGCTCGCAAAGTTCTATGGGATTGATGGCGTCGAAGGCAACGACATGCGTAAAGTCGACTTGCCTGAGGATTCCAATCGCCGTGGTCTGTTGACTCACGGTTCGATTCTTATGGTCACTAGCAACCCAACGCGTACCAGTCCCGTCAAGCGTGGATTGTTCATACTTGAAAACTTACTTGGAACGCCATCGCCGCCGGCGCCGCCAAACGTTCCTGAGCTTGAAGCATCAAAGAAAGGCGAACTGAGTGAAGCATCGCTGCGTGCAGTGCTCGAACTGCACCGTTCTGACGCGGCATGCGCATCATGCCATAGCCGCATGGATCCACTGGGTTTAGCCCTCGAGCACTACAATGCGATGGGGCAATACCGAGAGGTCGAACTAGGGATGCCTGGATGGCGCGGTCGTCCAGCATCGCCGGATCAACCGATTGACCCTCGTGGTGAATTGATGACCGGAGAAAAGTTTTCATCGGCATTGGAACTTGCCGATATATTGGCTAACCAGCGACGTGATGACTTCTATCGTTGTTTGGCCGAAAAAATGTTGGTCTACGCGATCGGCCGCGGACTGACGCACCAAGATACGTTAGCGGTGGATCAGATCGTGCGAGACATGCACGAAAATGACGGCAGCATGCGTTCTTTGATTCGAGCGATTGTGACAAGCGTGCCGTTCAACTACATGCCCAAACCTGACGCCGAAAGAGTTGACTTGGCTGGCCGATAA
- a CDS encoding NfeD family protein — MTLIVILICAYHVMLVGEFFLPTGGTMGIAAVVCFASAIAFAFSYGLTTGVVVTALLFTSTPLVLSAMVKVWPHTPIGRRILNRRPGQLTDVKTPRHTRDGKDIAELVGQAGIAKTDLLPSGLVVVNGQKFDALTSGPPIDAGSTIVVTEVVAGRIHVRLGTESTAMPVGSKVNENEPSSNVALSPPALEQSLESLEDE, encoded by the coding sequence ATGACGTTGATTGTGATTCTTATCTGTGCGTACCACGTGATGCTTGTGGGAGAGTTCTTTCTTCCAACGGGCGGGACGATGGGAATCGCTGCCGTTGTATGCTTTGCGAGTGCCATCGCGTTCGCGTTTTCGTATGGTTTAACCACTGGCGTGGTGGTGACCGCACTTCTATTCACATCGACGCCGCTGGTGTTGTCTGCGATGGTAAAGGTATGGCCGCACACTCCCATCGGTCGACGAATCTTGAATCGTCGTCCTGGTCAGCTAACCGACGTGAAGACTCCGCGTCACACTCGTGATGGCAAGGATATTGCTGAGTTAGTGGGGCAGGCGGGGATTGCGAAAACCGATTTGTTGCCCAGTGGACTTGTCGTCGTGAATGGCCAGAAATTTGACGCGCTCACTTCTGGCCCCCCCATCGACGCAGGATCGACGATCGTGGTAACAGAAGTGGTTGCCGGCAGAATCCACGTCCGATTGGGGACGGAGAGCACCGCTATGCCGGTCGGTTCTAAGGTAAACGAGAACGAGCCATCATCCAATGTCGCGCTTTCGCCGCCTGCTCTTGAACAATCGCTCGAATCTTTGGAAGACGAATAG
- a CDS encoding NfeD family protein, whose translation MLMDSPPRSAPRFRYVRRGVPTQAARTAYSTILMLAAVFFAAMQLRLQAQDQEVKNGFLVDVPVPLTTQQASDLVSRLERLNDDAGEDQRRTVVFRYGSEDVEGSRISDASSVDETAFEDALRLARAITGPKLRRLKIVSWVTSEVSGHSTLPIIASDMLLMGERGVIASANSLDASGEETIMLSYLSIGNRRELFPDAMIKSLLDPDLELAWATKVGGEKLFVSGESLEQLRQEGSLLDEEVWSQRGESLRLDASKLRKARIAASVTDSEDEVAQLLDLATLRKQNESVFEGESKAVLLEITGSIASNRSQRWRSNLAHSLKTPGVNTWLISIDSIGGSLDISATMASLFSDPKPPLRTVAGFVRGEARGDSALIALSCKPLYLKPDSRLGGPGAETMSMDRANVYDELIEQVADSVNRPAALIRGLLDPTLDVYRYTNQKTGRIRFATEADIADELADGRVGDGNDNPRGPADSVWQRGEKIELGEGISASEAVTLGLAEGEAESLAAASDKLGLSEIPQPVADRGLVRLVERLGRSTGLSILLLFIGFSALSTEMNSPGLSFPGFIALICFAMFFWMKFLAGTAEWFELLALSLGLICIGIEIFVLPGFGVFGVGGLALTVLGIVLMSQTFVVPTNTYQITLLSKGIWSALAGAAGMVGGFLVMRMLFPHIPLFKHLVMEAPDGDRLDASERLADYSYLVGRQGFTTTPLRPSGKAQFDDEIVQVMSDGGLIEAGALVRVSDVHANRVVVELVERTDP comes from the coding sequence ATGTTGATGGATTCCCCGCCGCGTTCTGCGCCCCGTTTTCGTTACGTGCGAAGGGGTGTTCCGACGCAAGCGGCGAGGACTGCGTACTCAACCATTTTGATGCTGGCGGCCGTGTTCTTCGCCGCCATGCAATTGCGTTTGCAAGCGCAGGACCAAGAGGTCAAGAATGGATTCCTGGTCGACGTTCCCGTACCGCTTACGACGCAACAGGCGTCCGATTTGGTGAGCCGACTCGAGAGGCTAAACGACGACGCGGGCGAAGATCAGCGCCGAACCGTTGTGTTTCGCTATGGATCCGAGGACGTCGAGGGATCACGGATTTCGGACGCTTCGTCTGTCGACGAAACTGCCTTTGAAGATGCGCTTCGCCTAGCCCGAGCGATCACGGGGCCAAAGCTACGGCGATTGAAGATCGTTTCGTGGGTCACTTCCGAAGTATCGGGGCATTCGACCCTGCCCATCATTGCGTCCGACATGTTGCTAATGGGGGAGCGTGGAGTCATCGCGAGTGCGAACTCTCTGGACGCATCGGGTGAAGAGACGATCATGCTGAGCTATTTGTCGATCGGCAATCGTCGAGAATTATTTCCCGACGCGATGATCAAATCGCTGTTGGATCCCGACCTCGAACTTGCTTGGGCTACCAAAGTCGGTGGCGAGAAGTTGTTTGTGTCGGGTGAGAGTCTCGAACAACTTCGCCAAGAAGGCAGCCTGCTCGACGAAGAGGTCTGGAGTCAACGAGGTGAATCATTGCGTCTCGATGCTTCGAAGCTTCGCAAGGCTCGCATTGCCGCTTCAGTCACAGACTCAGAAGACGAAGTTGCGCAATTGCTCGATCTCGCCACGCTCCGGAAACAGAATGAATCCGTGTTTGAAGGCGAATCGAAAGCCGTCTTATTAGAGATCACGGGGTCGATCGCCAGCAATCGTAGTCAGCGTTGGCGAAGCAACCTGGCCCATTCTTTAAAAACCCCTGGTGTCAACACTTGGCTGATAAGCATTGATTCAATCGGCGGTTCGCTGGATATCAGCGCGACGATGGCGTCGTTATTCAGTGATCCGAAACCACCGCTGCGCACGGTCGCCGGGTTTGTCCGCGGTGAAGCCCGCGGTGACTCGGCATTGATCGCTCTGTCTTGCAAACCACTCTACCTGAAGCCTGATTCGCGACTTGGCGGCCCCGGCGCGGAAACGATGTCGATGGATCGGGCAAATGTTTACGACGAGTTGATTGAACAAGTCGCCGATTCGGTAAATCGGCCTGCGGCGTTGATTCGCGGGTTGCTCGATCCGACGTTGGATGTTTACCGGTACACCAATCAAAAAACGGGAAGAATCCGCTTTGCGACCGAAGCTGATATTGCCGATGAATTGGCGGACGGTCGAGTCGGTGACGGAAATGACAACCCGCGGGGTCCAGCGGATTCGGTTTGGCAGCGTGGTGAAAAGATTGAACTGGGCGAAGGCATTTCCGCGAGTGAAGCGGTTACTTTGGGATTAGCTGAGGGAGAAGCAGAGTCGTTAGCGGCGGCATCCGACAAGCTCGGCTTGAGTGAAATTCCTCAACCAGTTGCTGACCGCGGCTTGGTTCGGTTGGTTGAACGACTAGGGCGAAGCACTGGCCTTTCCATATTGCTTTTGTTCATTGGGTTTTCGGCGCTATCGACTGAAATGAATTCGCCCGGGCTGAGTTTCCCTGGCTTCATCGCACTGATCTGTTTCGCCATGTTTTTCTGGATGAAGTTTTTGGCGGGGACAGCAGAGTGGTTTGAGTTGCTTGCTTTATCGCTCGGATTGATCTGCATTGGGATAGAGATCTTTGTTCTGCCCGGGTTTGGCGTTTTTGGAGTCGGTGGACTCGCATTGACGGTACTGGGAATTGTCTTGATGAGCCAAACGTTTGTGGTGCCAACCAACACGTATCAGATCACGCTGCTGAGCAAAGGCATCTGGTCGGCTCTGGCGGGCGCCGCTGGGATGGTTGGTGGATTCTTGGTGATGCGCATGTTGTTCCCTCATATTCCATTGTTCAAGCACTTGGTCATGGAGGCCCCCGATGGAGATCGACTGGATGCATCGGAGCGGTTAGCGGACTACAGCTATCTTGTCGGACGGCAAGGTTTCACAACGACCCCTTTGCGTCCATCGGGGAAGGCTCAGTTCGATGACGAAATTGTGCAGGTGATGAGCGATGGAGGATTGATCGAAGCGGGAGCGCTCGTGCGAGTGAGCGACGTGCATGCGAACCGCGTGGTTGTGGAATTGGTCGAACGGACGGATCCGTAA
- a CDS encoding serine/threonine-protein kinase, which produces MTAPASQPPGNGDTPRASSSPNLDPADDLGQNSKVEGQSDPESGERTDTSVDGTIDQLVSLDLTMDGEQIDDTGMSTLKGTMSIELSSDMGMTEGPFDLGETSTKHPPKVRVSKKSKQRAKALPKRVGKFKIKAELGRGAFGVVYLGFDDELNRNVAIKVSIVSDRDRQERLKTEAAKAAQVESPGIVPVYHIGTTEDGSVYFVQKYIPGYSLRDALRQSPLSPIRATALVHSLAIALVPAHRQDVLHRDLKPDNVLIDEEGRPWIADFGLAISESELSSSRRELAGTPPYMSPEQIKGRTDFLDQRSDIWALGVIYYECLTGKLPFQGKTRQTITEQICERDPKPLQQHAPGLLTEEINNVFLKACAKQPSDRYATTADLATALESLIANGLSEQNIRGESMPGLLGQSSIDFNTRRSLSTHQSTGVSLSSHSTRSSIESTSTSTRIGRGIGLLQKLLGLVFIIGLSLAANLAYQKFNVTESTKSTATDGSDDATASIATDPVLAATLPMVEAIVEPDNEPEPTPEPEPIPMPSGTEDDPMLVSTTGNGSHSTIESAINDAPVNGFIRVGPGDYEESLRVTKPITILGPTRVRGEIQCRIGNQLESVIFAESPTGKITFKDVRIEGKGTQMTNEFNAIEISQGTFVMVDCEVTTSSYNGVKVRKGSTFGAQGCKFFDSRTFAVSGKQHEDIQLVNCDFRNSGVELVSGKGRVLKCRFYGEKGVWCSDQESLVSVEQCHFTKTRSDSTQARAGATLQLSDSTFLDCETAIRVSDATVVASKCTMQNATVAVGVGGLDATSDITLTNCEIDGGKVGIDQASGKLLIDGGSVTHCTTTAILFTSEDEQSHDVSGLIRNCTLQSKGQIVRLSYGELDLQNVLIKSFETTFGIFAKTTMHENAKVNLLCDSSVDFEGDFDYCLFAQGEVTIRLDNELRTRMAENGRRAALLPNAVYVD; this is translated from the coding sequence ATGACTGCCCCCGCATCGCAACCGCCTGGCAACGGAGATACGCCTCGCGCGTCTTCGTCGCCAAACTTGGATCCCGCGGACGATCTCGGTCAGAATAGCAAAGTCGAAGGGCAAAGCGATCCCGAAAGTGGTGAACGCACCGACACATCCGTCGACGGCACGATCGATCAGCTTGTCTCGCTAGATCTGACCATGGATGGCGAACAGATTGACGATACTGGGATGTCAACGTTGAAGGGAACAATGTCCATTGAGCTCTCCAGCGATATGGGCATGACCGAGGGGCCATTCGATCTCGGCGAAACGAGCACCAAGCATCCTCCCAAAGTCAGAGTTTCCAAGAAGTCGAAACAGCGAGCCAAAGCACTGCCAAAGAGAGTTGGCAAGTTCAAGATCAAGGCCGAGTTGGGAAGAGGTGCCTTTGGAGTGGTGTACCTGGGCTTTGATGACGAACTCAATCGCAATGTCGCGATCAAAGTTTCGATCGTTTCGGATCGTGATCGCCAAGAGAGACTTAAGACTGAGGCAGCCAAAGCAGCACAGGTCGAAAGCCCAGGTATCGTGCCGGTCTATCACATTGGCACAACCGAAGACGGTTCCGTTTACTTTGTGCAGAAATACATTCCAGGTTACTCGCTACGAGATGCATTAAGGCAAAGCCCGCTTTCGCCGATACGAGCCACTGCACTGGTGCACTCGCTGGCAATCGCACTCGTTCCCGCCCATCGTCAAGATGTCCTGCACCGCGACCTCAAACCAGACAACGTGTTGATAGACGAAGAGGGGCGTCCTTGGATTGCCGACTTTGGATTGGCAATCTCAGAGAGCGAACTTTCCAGCAGCCGTCGCGAACTTGCTGGCACACCGCCCTACATGTCGCCCGAGCAGATCAAAGGTCGCACCGACTTCCTTGACCAACGTTCAGACATCTGGGCGCTCGGCGTGATCTATTACGAATGTCTAACTGGCAAGCTTCCCTTCCAGGGCAAGACTCGCCAAACCATCACCGAGCAAATTTGCGAACGTGACCCTAAACCCCTCCAGCAGCATGCACCAGGTTTGCTGACCGAAGAGATCAACAACGTTTTTCTCAAAGCCTGTGCTAAACAACCATCGGATCGATACGCCACTACGGCCGACTTGGCTACTGCTTTGGAGTCACTTATCGCTAACGGGCTGAGTGAACAGAACATTCGCGGCGAAAGTATGCCTGGGCTGCTCGGCCAAAGTTCGATCGACTTCAACACTCGGCGATCGCTTTCGACGCACCAATCCACCGGCGTCTCCCTATCGTCTCATTCAACTCGATCAAGCATCGAGTCAACATCAACGAGCACAAGGATTGGCCGAGGGATTGGACTGCTTCAGAAGCTGCTCGGGCTCGTGTTCATCATCGGTCTATCGTTAGCGGCCAACCTTGCCTATCAAAAGTTCAACGTGACTGAGTCGACCAAATCCACCGCAACGGACGGTTCGGATGATGCCACCGCATCCATCGCCACGGATCCCGTCCTCGCAGCGACATTGCCCATGGTCGAGGCGATTGTAGAACCCGACAACGAACCTGAACCAACGCCAGAACCCGAACCGATCCCAATGCCAAGTGGGACCGAAGATGATCCCATGCTGGTTTCCACGACTGGAAATGGCTCTCATTCTACGATCGAATCCGCCATCAACGACGCACCCGTCAACGGGTTCATCCGCGTCGGCCCCGGGGACTACGAAGAATCACTGAGGGTAACAAAACCGATCACGATTCTAGGACCGACTCGAGTTCGAGGTGAGATCCAGTGCCGGATCGGCAATCAGCTTGAATCCGTCATTTTCGCCGAGAGCCCAACGGGAAAAATCACGTTCAAAGACGTTCGTATCGAAGGCAAGGGAACTCAGATGACCAACGAGTTCAATGCCATTGAAATATCCCAAGGCACCTTCGTCATGGTTGACTGCGAGGTCACCACCAGCAGCTACAACGGCGTGAAGGTGCGGAAAGGATCCACCTTTGGTGCCCAAGGATGCAAGTTCTTTGATTCGCGAACCTTTGCCGTCTCGGGAAAGCAGCATGAAGATATTCAACTGGTCAATTGCGACTTTCGAAATTCTGGCGTCGAACTGGTGAGCGGAAAGGGTCGAGTCTTGAAGTGCCGTTTCTATGGCGAGAAGGGCGTGTGGTGCAGCGATCAGGAGAGCCTTGTTTCGGTTGAACAGTGTCATTTCACCAAAACTCGATCCGATAGCACCCAGGCTCGTGCGGGCGCAACCCTTCAACTGTCTGATTCCACCTTCCTGGATTGCGAAACAGCGATTCGTGTTTCCGATGCGACTGTTGTCGCTTCGAAGTGCACCATGCAGAACGCCACCGTTGCCGTTGGCGTCGGCGGCTTAGATGCGACCTCGGACATTACGTTAACAAATTGCGAAATCGACGGGGGTAAAGTTGGGATTGATCAGGCTTCGGGAAAGCTATTGATCGATGGTGGTTCAGTGACTCATTGCACCACCACCGCGATCTTGTTCACTTCTGAAGACGAGCAAAGCCATGACGTGAGTGGTTTAATTCGCAACTGTACGCTGCAATCCAAAGGCCAAATCGTTCGACTCAGCTATGGCGAACTCGACCTTCAAAATGTTTTGATCAAAAGTTTTGAAACCACTTTCGGAATTTTTGCGAAGACGACTATGCATGAGAATGCCAAGGTTAATCTTCTTTGTGACTCGTCGGTCGATTTCGAAGGTGACTTTGACTATTGCCTGTTTGCCCAAGGTGAGGTGACAATTCGGCTCGACAATGAATTGCGCACCCGAATGGCCGAGAATGGTCGACGAGCGGCCTTGCTGCCCAATGCCGTGTACGTAGATTGA
- a CDS encoding M28 family peptidase, whose protein sequence is MTSTVSPRPSKSSRSTSPTSQSRANEINATDNPNRDSTSSSQFHHRQPNHRLAAVLVAIVAVAAIAWIAARMGAGPGADSVRNQSPTSNPIPATYDADRAMNYLERLCQFGPRPSGSDAMKRQQDFLQDFFEKRGAQVGFQSFEIRHPENGSAVPISNLIASWGPDRPKRALLCAHYDTRPYPDRDRKNPRGVFVGANDGASGTAALMEISHQFDALPPQIGVDIVLFDGEEFVLKQGRDDYFLGSSFYAEQYKANPPQSRFTSGVLLDMIGDRELKIYFEQNSMKYARPLAKDIWRVADRLGVDAFVPRIRHEIQDDHLPLNRIARIPTVDLIDFDYPRPGIGQPSYWHTEQDIPANCSGESLAAVVWVVHQWMLTLAN, encoded by the coding sequence ATGACGTCAACGGTATCGCCCCGCCCTTCCAAATCGAGCCGATCGACATCCCCGACCTCTCAGTCGCGAGCAAACGAGATCAACGCCACCGATAATCCAAACCGCGATTCCACATCGTCCTCGCAGTTCCATCATCGGCAACCCAATCATCGGCTGGCCGCCGTCCTGGTCGCAATTGTTGCGGTTGCCGCGATCGCCTGGATCGCAGCACGGATGGGCGCGGGTCCGGGGGCGGATTCTGTTCGAAACCAATCGCCCACATCAAATCCCATTCCCGCGACCTACGACGCGGACCGGGCGATGAACTACCTCGAACGACTTTGCCAATTTGGCCCGCGGCCATCGGGCAGTGACGCAATGAAACGACAACAGGATTTCCTGCAGGATTTTTTCGAGAAACGTGGTGCCCAAGTAGGTTTCCAATCGTTCGAGATCCGACATCCCGAGAACGGATCTGCGGTGCCCATATCCAACTTGATCGCATCGTGGGGTCCTGATCGGCCCAAACGAGCACTACTTTGCGCTCACTACGATACCCGACCTTATCCCGATCGCGATCGTAAGAATCCTCGCGGAGTGTTCGTGGGTGCCAACGATGGAGCGAGTGGCACGGCGGCTTTGATGGAAATCTCGCATCAGTTCGACGCGTTACCTCCGCAAATCGGAGTCGACATTGTCCTCTTCGATGGTGAGGAATTTGTGCTCAAACAGGGACGCGATGACTACTTCCTCGGATCCAGCTTCTACGCCGAACAATACAAAGCCAATCCGCCTCAATCACGGTTCACCAGCGGCGTTTTACTTGACATGATCGGTGACCGAGAACTGAAGATATACTTTGAACAGAACAGCATGAAGTACGCTCGCCCGCTTGCGAAAGACATTTGGCGAGTGGCCGACCGCTTGGGTGTCGACGCGTTCGTACCTCGGATTCGACATGAGATCCAAGATGACCATCTACCGCTTAATCGAATCGCTCGGATTCCGACCGTTGATCTGATCGACTTTGATTATCCGCGTCCAGGGATTGGACAACCATCTTATTGGCACACCGAGCAAGACATCCCCGCAAATTGCAGCGGTGAATCACTAGCCGCGGTCGTTTGGGTTGTTCACCAATGGATGCTTACCCTCGCAAATTGA
- a CDS encoding DUF2244 domain-containing protein has protein sequence MFAGSLVLSFTLIAFAFWLQWNEKLGWPQEQADLNRAMHPLIGSDLDRDYYRRRSSSRARIHWIIGICGVLILIAAIAGHGVIWVGAWMCVMFALVCVVLLALLDAFRTHRYHKNKLPQVRDHVLGEDS, from the coding sequence ATGTTTGCTGGTAGCCTTGTCTTATCGTTCACGCTGATCGCGTTTGCGTTTTGGTTGCAGTGGAACGAGAAACTCGGCTGGCCTCAGGAACAAGCTGACCTCAATCGTGCCATGCATCCACTCATTGGTAGCGATCTTGATCGAGACTACTACCGACGCAGAAGTTCATCGCGGGCCCGTATTCATTGGATCATCGGCATCTGTGGAGTGTTGATTTTGATTGCGGCGATCGCAGGCCACGGAGTGATTTGGGTGGGTGCTTGGATGTGCGTGATGTTCGCGCTGGTCTGCGTCGTGCTGCTGGCTCTGTTAGATGCGTTTCGCACGCACCGCTACCACAAGAACAAATTGCCACAGGTTCGTGACCACGTCCTCGGAGAAGATTCTTGA
- a CDS encoding dual specificity protein phosphatase family protein, producing the protein MRSSLRRLYARSVFFPTLAWNYSLARILRVRRWWDAIDEHVIVGAYPFAADVKAMSEAGVKAVVNTCEEYAGPQLRYDQFGIEQLRIPTTDFTHPRLDDVVTAVEFVQRHVALGNTVYIHCKAGRARSATVAICWLMKYRGLSAADAQAELLRCRPHINPRLTERAVVKEFAATLAQESKE; encoded by the coding sequence ATGAGATCATCGCTTCGTCGACTTTACGCACGCAGTGTTTTCTTTCCCACTTTGGCGTGGAATTACTCCCTGGCGCGGATCTTGAGGGTTCGTCGATGGTGGGACGCGATCGACGAGCACGTTATCGTTGGAGCTTACCCCTTCGCTGCGGACGTCAAAGCGATGAGCGAGGCTGGCGTAAAGGCGGTGGTGAACACATGCGAAGAATACGCCGGACCGCAGTTGCGATATGACCAGTTTGGGATAGAGCAATTGAGAATCCCGACGACCGACTTCACGCACCCTCGATTAGACGACGTTGTTACCGCGGTGGAGTTTGTGCAGCGGCATGTTGCCTTGGGGAATACGGTCTACATTCACTGCAAGGCAGGGCGCGCTCGAAGCGCAACCGTGGCGATATGTTGGTTGATGAAATACAGGGGCTTATCGGCCGCGGACGCACAAGCTGAACTGCTGCGCTGCCGTCCTCACATTAATCCCAGGTTGACTGAACGAGCGGTGGTCAAGGAGTTCGCCGCAACGCTTGCTCAGGAATCAAAAGAATAG